Proteins encoded in a region of the Bacillales bacterium genome:
- a CDS encoding PIG-L deacetylase family protein: MKPMKYENQRVLIMAPHADDEIIGCGGVIQKYLQNESAVRVVIASFVYGNYPKYDKEKKQYETYEGSVRRNELEHSHQLIGIQDVRILYSETKSVHYHGKLDALPKIELVSKIEREIEQFQPTVIYLPTKTKHQDHTAVHEAVLTAARPYFWNGSLIVYETDGEFSFQPNFFVPLTEEETRKKAEALKAYGTQTGSVRHPTNPEFLKVKAKFRGQSIYSDFAEAFEIRRLHG; encoded by the coding sequence ATGAAACCGATGAAATATGAAAATCAACGAGTGTTGATCATGGCTCCGCATGCGGATGACGAGATCATCGGATGCGGGGGAGTGATTCAAAAATATTTACAGAACGAAAGCGCGGTACGCGTGGTGATCGCTTCTTTTGTGTACGGAAACTACCCTAAATACGACAAGGAAAAAAAACAATACGAGACGTACGAAGGATCGGTTCGGCGAAATGAATTGGAACACTCTCATCAACTCATCGGAATCCAGGATGTCCGTATTTTGTATTCCGAAACAAAGTCGGTTCACTATCACGGCAAATTAGATGCTCTGCCGAAAATCGAGTTGGTGTCGAAGATCGAACGGGAAATCGAGCAATTTCAGCCTACCGTTATCTATCTCCCTACGAAGACGAAACATCAGGATCATACAGCTGTCCATGAAGCGGTCTTAACGGCTGCTCGACCTTATTTTTGGAACGGTTCGCTCATTGTTTACGAAACGGACGGTGAGTTTAGCTTTCAACCTAATTTTTTTGTTCCGTTGACAGAAGAGGAGACCCGGAAGAAAGCGGAAGCGTTAAAAGCTTACGGAACGCAAACCGGCTCTGTACGTCATCCTACGAACCCGGAGTTTTTAAAAGTCAAGGCGAAATTCAGAGGACAGTCGATCTACAGCGACTTCGCGGAAGCTTTTGAAATCCGCCGTTTGCATGGTTAA